One genomic region from Deltaproteobacteria bacterium encodes:
- a CDS encoding lactate dehydrogenase, which produces MAEQTIVFAQGIEMPPDILALVQQMKPAGFTLQMLPPSASAEEIAAAIREAEYLLGFPRFLPDEAYTEAQRLQLLQVLSAGYDYVNIAGARKARIPICSNGGANSVAVAEHAVMLMLAVYRKLVMFHQNVVAGRWHQGIPRTVDIFELEGKTVGLVGLGNIGRQVARRVQAFDAQVIYYDVFRMSPQEEGALGVQYAPLDTLLETADVVSLHVPLNDSTRHMIDAQALGRMKPTAIVINTCRGEVIDEHALIDALQNGRILGAGLDTQAKEPPDPNNPLLTLPNVTLTPHSAGPTVDSYRKRFHNGYANIQRVARGQSPLWVIPEMRDLFPAAPATE; this is translated from the coding sequence ATGGCCGAACAGACGATCGTCTTTGCCCAAGGGATCGAGATGCCGCCGGATATTCTCGCGCTGGTACAGCAGATGAAACCGGCAGGGTTTACGTTGCAGATGTTGCCGCCCAGCGCCAGCGCCGAGGAGATTGCCGCGGCGATACGCGAAGCCGAGTACCTGTTGGGCTTTCCCCGCTTCTTGCCGGACGAAGCCTATACGGAAGCGCAGCGTCTTCAACTGCTCCAGGTACTGAGCGCCGGCTACGACTACGTCAACATTGCGGGGGCGCGCAAGGCGCGCATACCCATCTGCTCGAACGGCGGCGCGAATTCCGTGGCGGTGGCCGAGCATGCTGTCATGCTCATGCTGGCGGTCTATCGCAAGTTGGTGATGTTCCATCAGAACGTGGTCGCTGGTCGGTGGCATCAGGGCATCCCGCGCACTGTGGATATCTTCGAGCTGGAAGGCAAAACCGTCGGTCTGGTGGGATTGGGCAATATCGGTCGGCAGGTGGCCCGGCGTGTGCAAGCCTTCGATGCCCAGGTGATCTACTACGATGTCTTCCGTATGAGTCCGCAGGAAGAGGGCGCGTTAGGGGTGCAGTATGCGCCACTCGACACGCTGCTCGAAACCGCCGATGTCGTGAGTCTGCACGTTCCCCTCAACGACAGTACCCGTCATATGATCGATGCTCAGGCCCTCGGTCGCATGAAGCCCACGGCGATTGTGATCAACACCTGTCGTGGCGAGGTCATCGACGAACACGCGCTGATCGATGCGCTACAGAACGGGCGGATACTGGGGGCCGGTCTCGACACGCAGGCCAAGGAGCCGCCCGATCCGAACAATCCCCTGTTGACGTTGCCGAATGTGACGCTGACGCCGCATAGCGCTGGACCGACGGTGGACAGCTATCGCAAGCGATTCCACAACGGCTACGCCAATATCCAGCGTGTCGCTCGCGGCCAATCTCCCCTGTGGGTCATTCCGGAGATGCGCGATCTCTTTCCTGCCGCGCCTGCGACCGAATGA
- a CDS encoding phenylacetate-CoA oxygenase subunit PaaI, with product MAIPPSAVASIEANSPMTASYRRRLLRLLANQAHGEMYGAMTYARGVQLAPSPEDKRLMANLVGEEMEHWYGIVGLMKDLGVSPEQVRNHETVTWFFIAVRIVSPRQTWLDTVMTNVLVDRAAYYLVEDGAQSSYAPWCRFARRILAEEQQHRDLGLRFLGEQIERYGRPKMQRALNKWWRIVLNMFGAPRSKEKDRYLQVGLRPRTNEEQRRAFRADFEPQVQQLGLAVPRLYRTVFPFL from the coding sequence ATGGCGATCCCACCCTCTGCTGTCGCGAGTATCGAAGCGAACAGTCCCATGACTGCTTCATATAGGAGAAGACTCCTTCGCTTATTGGCGAATCAAGCGCATGGCGAGATGTACGGCGCGATGACCTACGCACGCGGAGTCCAGTTGGCGCCAAGTCCGGAAGACAAACGGCTCATGGCCAATCTTGTCGGCGAAGAAATGGAGCATTGGTATGGGATCGTGGGCCTGATGAAGGACCTCGGGGTCTCGCCGGAACAGGTGCGCAATCATGAAACCGTCACCTGGTTTTTTATCGCCGTTCGAATTGTCTCTCCGCGACAAACATGGCTCGACACCGTCATGACAAATGTCCTCGTGGACCGTGCCGCATATTACTTGGTTGAAGACGGCGCGCAAAGCAGCTACGCGCCCTGGTGTCGTTTCGCTCGCCGAATTCTCGCAGAAGAGCAACAACATCGCGATCTTGGTCTGAGATTTTTGGGGGAACAGATCGAACGGTACGGTCGCCCCAAGATGCAACGGGCGCTCAACAAATGGTGGCGAATCGTCCTCAACATGTTCGGTGCGCCACGCAGTAAAGAAAAGGATCGATATCTCCAAGTTGGCCTCAGACCCAGAACCAACGAAGAACAGCGGAGGGCGTTCCGCGCCGACTTCGAACCGCAAGTGCAGCAACTCGGCCTTGCAGTCCCCAGACTCTATCGCACGGTCTTCCCCTTCTTGTAG
- a CDS encoding SDR family oxidoreductase: MGRLEGLHALVTGAGQGIGSSTAVLFAREGAEVAVVDRDANGTEHTSDIIEQAGGVALRLVTDVRDASAVADMLQTVEQRFGGLDILVNNAAVMGKASFPKMRADQWNDVWETNLMGAIHCTQAAIPLLKKAQAATVVNIASITLSHDARRLSAYAASKGALASLSRSLALELAPLGIRVNYVCPGFIRTEMTRRWWSKWMFRKYVEFRTPLKRMGEPEDVAKVVLFLASSDANFVTGSGITVDGGLTLQAI, translated from the coding sequence GTGGGACGATTAGAGGGATTACACGCACTCGTGACCGGAGCAGGACAGGGAATCGGCAGCAGCACTGCCGTGCTATTCGCCCGCGAAGGTGCCGAAGTGGCGGTCGTGGATCGTGACGCCAACGGCACTGAACACACGAGCGACATTATCGAACAAGCGGGAGGAGTCGCGCTGCGCCTGGTAACGGATGTACGCGATGCTTCAGCCGTCGCCGACATGCTGCAAACCGTCGAGCAACGCTTTGGCGGGTTGGATATTCTCGTCAACAATGCGGCGGTGATGGGCAAAGCTTCTTTCCCGAAGATGCGCGCCGACCAGTGGAACGACGTGTGGGAAACCAACTTGATGGGAGCCATCCACTGCACGCAAGCAGCCATCCCGTTGCTGAAGAAAGCGCAGGCGGCCACGGTCGTCAATATCGCCTCGATCACGCTCAGTCACGATGCACGTCGGCTTTCCGCTTATGCTGCCAGCAAAGGCGCCCTGGCCAGTCTGTCTCGCAGCCTCGCGCTCGAACTTGCGCCCCTCGGCATCAGAGTCAACTACGTGTGTCCAGGATTCATTCGCACGGAAATGACCCGCCGTTGGTGGAGCAAATGGATGTTCCGCAAATATGTGGAATTTCGCACTCCACTGAAGCGCATGGGCGAGCCGGAAGATGTAGCCAAGGTCGTGCTGTTTCTCGCCTCGTCCGATGCCAACTTCGTCACCGGGTCAGGCATCACCGTGGATGGCGGACTTACGTTGCAGGCGATCTAG
- a CDS encoding aspartyl protease family protein, with product MGLTFLEIEVGNPANPHKTQVVEFLVDSGVIYSVVPTPVLKKLGIKPIAKEEFILANGEKIVRKKGVAFFRYGEKVGGADVIFGEPEDSMLLGAFTLEALGLMLDPLRRELKPLPMMLARVTSR from the coding sequence ATGGGTCTCACATTTTTAGAAATCGAAGTCGGAAATCCGGCCAATCCCCACAAGACACAGGTAGTGGAGTTTCTAGTTGACTCTGGGGTAATTTATTCGGTTGTGCCAACACCGGTCTTAAAAAAGCTAGGCATCAAGCCCATCGCCAAAGAAGAATTTATTCTCGCCAACGGAGAAAAAATCGTCCGTAAAAAAGGCGTAGCATTTTTTCGCTACGGCGAGAAAGTTGGCGGAGCGGACGTCATCTTCGGTGAACCGGAAGACAGCATGCTCCTGGGGGCCTTCACCTTAGAAGCGCTGGGCTTGATGCTCGATCCACTCCGGAGAGAGCTGAAACCGTTACCGATGATGCTGGCGAGAGTGACTTCGCGCTGA
- a CDS encoding helix-turn-helix transcriptional regulator, with the protein MFLASGGLCFLFDPLGFSKKEEIVVEKSSVLSSVVASVTLTSQPAGVRLHWDGRNGLYREIGVGPVLVPAPPSSFQAMGQPSTTSQAEPYWTTANVRHVSACPSLATAWEQAAACTIFSLDPLLLANPTHEGDFGATGELVWVYWGEQIASCSPSIRPVLRVRALYESTWAEHITIVPSLTARDPLLRHIALMLQAQLEGKSAADRLYAEVLANALAVHFLKRYAASRHLQEEISGGLSPYKLRRTTAYIREHLTQELSLVTLAAVGETSPAHFARLFKHTTGHTPHQYVIMCRMDQAKQLLAETDASLSEVGLQVGCADQSHFTALFRKHVSMTPKAYRDTTKTYSSSERHREQDSSDT; encoded by the coding sequence ATGTTTCTTGCCTCGGGAGGTCTATGCTTTCTCTTCGACCCGTTGGGGTTTAGCAAGAAAGAAGAGATCGTGGTAGAAAAATCCAGTGTCCTCAGCTCGGTGGTGGCAAGCGTCACGCTGACGTCGCAGCCTGCGGGCGTCAGGCTCCACTGGGACGGCAGGAACGGCCTGTATCGCGAGATAGGTGTGGGTCCGGTCTTGGTGCCAGCGCCGCCGTCATCCTTTCAAGCCATGGGACAGCCTTCTACAACATCGCAAGCCGAACCGTATTGGACGACGGCTAATGTTCGCCACGTCTCGGCGTGCCCCTCGCTTGCGACTGCCTGGGAACAGGCGGCGGCGTGTACGATCTTTTCGCTCGATCCGCTCCTCCTTGCGAACCCGACTCACGAGGGCGACTTCGGCGCGACCGGCGAGCTCGTGTGGGTCTATTGGGGAGAGCAGATTGCCTCTTGCTCTCCTTCCATACGACCCGTGCTGCGTGTCCGTGCTTTGTACGAGTCGACGTGGGCGGAGCACATCACGATTGTTCCGTCCCTGACTGCGCGTGATCCGTTATTGCGGCACATCGCACTCATGTTACAGGCGCAGCTTGAAGGCAAGAGCGCCGCCGATCGGCTGTATGCTGAGGTGTTAGCGAACGCACTTGCCGTCCATTTCCTCAAACGTTATGCTGCCTCTCGGCATCTTCAAGAAGAGATCTCTGGCGGACTCTCGCCGTACAAACTACGACGCACGACTGCCTACATTCGGGAACATTTAACCCAGGAGTTATCCCTGGTGACCCTGGCCGCTGTGGGAGAGACGAGCCCTGCCCATTTCGCACGCCTGTTCAAACACACGACGGGACATACTCCTCATCAATACGTGATTATGTGCCGGATGGATCAGGCGAAGCAGTTGCTGGCCGAGACTGACGCATCCCTCAGCGAAGTCGGCCTCCAGGTTGGGTGCGCGGACCAGAGTCACTTCACCGCGCTCTTTCGCAAGCACGTCTCCATGACGCCCAAAGCCTACCGGGACACCACCAAGACGTATTCATCGTCGGAACGCCACCGCGAACAAGACTCGTCTGACACCTAA
- the dps gene encoding DNA starvation/stationary phase protection protein Dps codes for MAIHDHAPVLYPTRIDLPPEIRVDVISLLNRTLAYTVDLRSQIKQACWNVKGKDFIPLHTLFTTMAAALDVYADLVAERIAILGGVVMGTARTAAVLSQLPEYPHTLVEGNDHVAALVERFAHYAMVMRGGIAQAADVEDAGSAAVYTDISRGVDKQLWVLEAHLQR; via the coding sequence ATGGCTATTCACGATCATGCCCCCGTTCTGTATCCCACCCGGATCGATCTTCCCCCGGAAATCCGCGTGGATGTCATCTCTCTGTTGAATCGGACCCTAGCTTATACCGTGGATCTACGCTCCCAAATCAAACAAGCGTGCTGGAACGTCAAGGGCAAAGATTTCATCCCCTTGCATACCCTGTTCACCACGATGGCCGCCGCGCTCGACGTGTACGCCGATCTGGTGGCCGAACGTATTGCGATACTGGGTGGGGTGGTGATGGGCACGGCACGCACGGCGGCTGTGCTGTCGCAGTTGCCGGAGTATCCCCACACGCTCGTGGAGGGCAACGATCACGTGGCGGCGCTGGTGGAGCGCTTCGCTCACTACGCCATGGTGATGCGAGGCGGCATCGCTCAAGCTGCGGATGTGGAAGACGCCGGCAGCGCGGCGGTCTACACCGACATCTCGCGCGGGGTCGATAAGCAGCTCTGGGTCTTGGAAGCACACCTTCAACGCTAA
- a CDS encoding DUF937 domain-containing protein: MSIDLLENIASQLTPQMTQKISSFLGETPAQTQTAIDGAIPTLLAGLMHFSSLANGPVQLLGLINRDNYGRLLNNLSGLCDEGNTTQNVMTTGQEILREVFADKLDAASERLAAASGVTAVSASSLLSLTAPVVVGVLGRVRGVQGLNAARLTTLLMGQKDAIAKLAPAGLAEVFGVSSLTNLGPKLTDVKIAPTPTPVRHMAASAASDNSTLKKWRWPALGVVAIGLIYFFLFSSS, from the coding sequence ATGAGCATCGATCTGTTAGAGAACATCGCGAGTCAGTTAACACCCCAAATGACACAGAAAATCAGCTCGTTCCTGGGCGAGACTCCGGCTCAGACCCAGACGGCCATCGACGGAGCTATTCCCACGCTCCTTGCCGGCCTGATGCACTTTTCCTCCCTCGCCAATGGTCCGGTGCAACTCTTAGGCTTAATCAACCGCGACAACTACGGCCGTCTTTTAAATAACCTCTCCGGCCTGTGCGACGAGGGCAATACCACGCAAAACGTGATGACCACGGGTCAAGAGATCCTACGCGAGGTGTTTGCCGATAAGCTCGACGCCGCGAGCGAGCGGCTTGCCGCAGCTAGTGGCGTTACTGCCGTCTCCGCGTCCTCGCTGTTGAGTCTCACGGCGCCCGTGGTTGTCGGTGTGTTAGGGCGAGTGCGAGGGGTGCAGGGACTGAACGCCGCACGCCTCACCACGTTGCTGATGGGTCAGAAAGACGCCATTGCCAAACTGGCACCGGCAGGACTGGCGGAGGTGTTCGGGGTGAGCAGTCTCACGAACCTGGGACCCAAGTTGACGGATGTCAAAATAGCACCGACGCCCACCCCGGTACGGCATATGGCGGCCAGCGCGGCGAGCGACAACAGCACGCTGAAGAAATGGCGCTGGCCGGCGCTTGGCGTTGTCGCGATCGGGTTGATCTACTTCTTTTTATTTTCGTCCTCCTGA
- a CDS encoding Hsp20/alpha crystallin family protein, translating into MMKTLVTWSPPFRRPEILRGDMNEFLIPLFGHWEHAGMPERAALTAYAPQTASYVDGSTFCIKVDLPGVEPSEVELTVKDNQLTLTGERKAAPEQHNGNRFRQEVRYGPFVRTFTLPEGVTAEELRARYHNGVLEVVVPLPAARLPKKVPVQIVQSASVEPQTIAA; encoded by the coding sequence ATGATGAAAACCCTAGTCACATGGAGCCCTCCCTTCCGCCGCCCAGAGATTCTTCGCGGCGATATGAACGAATTCCTTATCCCCCTCTTCGGTCACTGGGAACACGCTGGAATGCCGGAGCGCGCTGCGCTTACTGCCTATGCCCCGCAGACCGCCAGTTACGTGGACGGGAGCACGTTTTGCATCAAGGTAGACCTCCCCGGGGTCGAGCCTTCGGAGGTCGAACTCACCGTGAAAGATAATCAGCTCACTCTCACCGGCGAGCGCAAAGCCGCACCCGAGCAGCACAACGGGAACCGCTTCCGGCAGGAGGTGCGCTATGGGCCGTTTGTCCGAACCTTCACCTTACCCGAAGGCGTGACAGCAGAGGAGCTGCGCGCGCGCTATCACAACGGGGTCCTAGAGGTCGTCGTGCCACTGCCAGCCGCAAGGCTGCCGAAGAAAGTCCCGGTGCAGATCGTGCAGAGCGCAAGTGTAGAGCCCCAAACGATCGCAGCTTAA
- a CDS encoding B12-binding domain-containing radical SAM protein, producing the protein MPNILLVYPKFPLSYWGFQFAMDFIGRKAFMPPLGLVTVAGMFPRDAYVLRVVDMNVETLTDTHLAWADVVMTSTMIVQKESLYDVVRRCNKKGIPIVAGGPHPTSYYSDIKRELGTHHRIDHYLFGEVEATFPRFLDDLARRDAREVYDEPTRPDGKVLKPDIGLTPLPRYDLLDLEAYHMATVQFCRGCPWECEWCDITQLFGRVTRTKTNAQMLNEFQLLYDLGWRGPVFLVDDNFIGNRRNALRLLPDLAQWQKERDHPFPLCTEASIDLVEHPELLNALPEAGFNLIFCGIETLSLEALLTMKKQQNTRKADGGYEEHYLLNAVRKIQEKGIEVAAGFILGADGDTEASFDAHIEFIQTAGIVMAMEGLLTVLKETALYRRLEREGRLLEESTGNNVSTTLNFLPQIDRNVLVAGYKRVLSTLYDPTLRNYFERCWVLIQHLPQAKYKVRRVGSREIKALLRTLWRQLPSRQGLAYARFLAKVVRHRPGMFPEAVRFAVEGYHFEKVTRQVVAG; encoded by the coding sequence ATGCCGAATATCCTGCTTGTCTATCCGAAGTTCCCGCTGTCCTACTGGGGGTTTCAGTTCGCCATGGACTTCATAGGTAGAAAGGCATTCATGCCGCCGCTGGGCCTTGTGACGGTGGCGGGCATGTTTCCGCGCGACGCCTATGTGTTGCGCGTGGTGGACATGAATGTGGAGACGCTGACGGATACGCATCTCGCCTGGGCGGACGTAGTGATGACGTCGACCATGATTGTCCAAAAGGAGTCTCTCTACGACGTGGTGCGGCGGTGCAATAAAAAAGGGATCCCCATTGTCGCTGGCGGTCCTCACCCGACTTCCTATTACTCAGACATCAAGCGGGAATTAGGAACACACCACAGAATCGACCACTATCTGTTTGGCGAGGTGGAAGCGACTTTTCCCCGCTTCCTTGACGATCTGGCGCGTAGAGACGCACGAGAAGTGTACGACGAGCCCACCAGACCGGATGGAAAAGTCCTGAAGCCCGATATCGGACTCACTCCTCTGCCTCGGTACGATCTGCTCGACCTCGAAGCCTATCACATGGCGACGGTGCAGTTTTGCCGCGGCTGCCCGTGGGAATGCGAATGGTGCGATATTACCCAACTGTTTGGCCGCGTCACTCGGACCAAGACCAACGCCCAAATGCTCAACGAGTTCCAACTGCTGTATGATCTTGGCTGGCGGGGACCTGTTTTTCTCGTGGACGATAATTTTATCGGGAATCGGCGCAACGCTCTGCGTCTGTTGCCGGATCTGGCACAGTGGCAGAAGGAGCGCGACCATCCTTTTCCCTTATGCACAGAGGCGAGTATCGATCTGGTTGAGCATCCGGAACTCTTGAATGCCCTCCCAGAGGCGGGGTTTAATCTGATTTTCTGCGGGATAGAGACCCTGAGCCTCGAAGCGCTCCTCACGATGAAAAAGCAGCAGAATACGAGAAAGGCCGACGGGGGATACGAGGAACACTACCTGCTCAATGCGGTGCGGAAGATTCAAGAAAAAGGTATTGAGGTGGCTGCGGGCTTCATCTTAGGTGCCGATGGCGACACGGAAGCTTCTTTCGATGCGCATATCGAGTTTATTCAAACCGCCGGCATTGTGATGGCCATGGAAGGGCTACTCACGGTTCTCAAAGAGACAGCTCTGTATCGGCGGTTGGAGCGAGAAGGCAGATTACTCGAAGAATCGACGGGGAATAATGTCAGCACCACATTGAACTTTCTCCCGCAAATCGATCGGAACGTGCTGGTGGCCGGGTACAAACGGGTGCTCTCGACCCTCTATGACCCGACGTTACGAAACTACTTTGAACGGTGCTGGGTGCTGATCCAGCACTTACCCCAGGCGAAGTACAAAGTGCGACGTGTCGGGAGTCGAGAGATTAAAGCTCTTTTAAGAACATTGTGGCGGCAACTCCCCTCGCGGCAGGGGTTGGCGTATGCGCGTTTTTTGGCCAAAGTGGTGCGGCATCGGCCAGGGATGTTTCCCGAGGCGGTTCGCTTTGCCGTCGAGGGCTATCATTTCGAGAAAGTGACCCGACAGGTGGTCGCCGGTTAG
- a CDS encoding LLM class F420-dependent oxidoreductase, whose protein sequence is MKRCMLWIVAACLVFAGARAEAEEKKPSIRFGLQVAQQQTTIAELKEVWKEAEALGFDSLWTNDHLLASVGPPEAPELEAWTLLAAMASSTSKVQIGTMVTNNLFRHPVVLAKMATTVDHISNGRLILGIGAGWFEKEHQVYGIPFPPVKERTQAFAEALEVITKLWAAESTVSFKGQFYTLTDAPFMPKPIQKPHPPIMIGGVGEKKILPLVAKYAQMWNIPSLPADQIAEKNKILEQACKKIGRNCAEIERSYLTPLYIKGDSAEVQTLLERVADLRKVSVDEVRRSVLAGDPATIKQQMQAYIDAGVTHFIINLRRPGLYDIEGVRLFAKEVMPAFRKKP, encoded by the coding sequence ATGAAACGATGCATGTTGTGGATAGTCGCTGCTTGCTTGGTCTTTGCAGGGGCACGTGCTGAGGCGGAAGAGAAGAAACCGAGCATTCGCTTCGGCTTGCAAGTCGCTCAACAGCAGACAACGATCGCGGAACTGAAAGAGGTGTGGAAAGAAGCCGAAGCCTTGGGGTTCGATTCGTTGTGGACCAACGACCATCTGCTCGCCAGCGTGGGTCCACCCGAAGCGCCAGAACTCGAAGCCTGGACGCTCTTAGCCGCGATGGCTTCCAGCACCTCCAAAGTACAGATTGGCACGATGGTAACGAACAACCTTTTTCGCCACCCCGTCGTGCTTGCCAAAATGGCCACCACCGTCGATCATATCAGCAATGGACGGCTGATTCTCGGCATTGGCGCGGGTTGGTTCGAGAAAGAGCATCAGGTCTACGGTATCCCCTTCCCTCCGGTCAAAGAACGCACGCAAGCCTTTGCCGAAGCCCTTGAAGTCATCACCAAGCTCTGGGCGGCGGAATCTACAGTTTCCTTTAAAGGACAATTCTACACCTTGACCGACGCTCCGTTCATGCCGAAACCGATTCAGAAGCCCCACCCGCCCATCATGATCGGTGGAGTAGGAGAGAAGAAGATCTTGCCGCTCGTCGCCAAGTACGCGCAAATGTGGAATATCCCGAGCTTACCGGCGGACCAGATTGCCGAGAAGAATAAAATTCTGGAACAAGCCTGCAAAAAAATCGGTCGCAACTGCGCGGAAATCGAGCGCTCGTACCTCACACCGCTCTACATCAAAGGCGATTCGGCAGAGGTGCAAACCCTGCTCGAACGGGTTGCCGATCTGCGCAAAGTCAGTGTCGATGAAGTGCGCCGCAGCGTGCTCGCCGGCGATCCGGCAACTATCAAGCAGCAGATGCAAGCCTACATCGACGCCGGGGTCACGCATTTCATCATCAACCTCCGTCGTCCTGGCCTCTACGATATCGAGGGGGTGCGACTCTTTGCGAAAGAAGTGATGCCGGCTTTCAGGAAAAAGCCCTGA
- a CDS encoding DUF1326 domain-containing protein → MAEKWTISGEYFESCNCDLICACLVQAPAPRDRCDAALAFHINQGAYGQTALDNLNAVLVVSFPGPGKMRNGNWTAAVYVDDKGSQQQQEALGNIFSGKAGGTPGAIFAGLVSKFLGTKATSISFTINGNERKLSIPNILEIDIAAVTGRDGVEPVWATNAAHPVSSKLALAASKAYRYSDHNLAWDTSGTNGHFAPFTWAA, encoded by the coding sequence ATGGCAGAGAAATGGACCATCTCCGGCGAATACTTCGAATCGTGCAACTGCGACTTGATCTGCGCGTGCCTCGTGCAAGCGCCAGCGCCTCGAGATCGTTGCGATGCCGCGCTCGCGTTTCATATCAACCAAGGCGCGTATGGCCAAACCGCTTTGGACAACCTCAACGCTGTGTTGGTCGTGTCGTTTCCAGGTCCCGGCAAAATGCGCAATGGTAACTGGACGGCGGCGGTCTACGTCGATGACAAAGGCTCTCAACAACAGCAGGAAGCGTTGGGGAACATCTTCTCCGGCAAAGCCGGCGGCACGCCTGGAGCGATTTTCGCCGGTCTCGTGTCCAAATTCCTCGGCACGAAAGCGACCTCCATTTCCTTCACGATCAACGGCAACGAGCGCAAGCTCTCGATTCCCAACATTCTCGAAATCGACATCGCTGCGGTGACCGGACGCGATGGAGTCGAACCCGTGTGGGCCACTAATGCTGCCCATCCGGTTTCCTCCAAGCTCGCCCTTGCCGCCTCGAAAGCCTACCGTTATAGCGACCACAATCTCGCGTGGGACACCAGCGGCACCAACGGCCACTTCGCGCCGTTCACCTGGGCGGCGTAA